A single region of the Pseudomonas marginalis genome encodes:
- a CDS encoding alpha/beta fold hydrolase: MTITAPLLYVRTSMLDVAYETHGPIDGEPVILLHGFPYDPRGYDEIAPVLAERGYRVLVPYLRGYGPTRFINAQVMRSGQQAALGKDLLDFMDALSIPRATLAGYDWGGRAACIVAALWPERVRGLVTGDGYNIQDIARSRQPRAPVTEHRLWYQFYLHTQRGVDGLTANRRELCELLWSLWSPSWADGPGLYGQTAPSFDNPDFVEVVIHSYRHRFMYAPGDPALEAIEQALARQPAIAVPSISLCGADDGVGPPSQEDDDVEHFSAFYRREVLPGVGHNIPQEAPRATLDALFELLA; the protein is encoded by the coding sequence ATGACCATCACCGCCCCACTCCTCTACGTGCGCACCTCCATGCTCGATGTGGCGTATGAAACCCACGGTCCCATTGACGGCGAGCCTGTGATCCTGCTGCATGGTTTCCCTTATGACCCTCGCGGCTATGACGAGATTGCGCCGGTGCTGGCCGAACGCGGCTACCGGGTGCTGGTGCCGTACCTGCGCGGTTATGGCCCTACGCGGTTTATCAACGCGCAGGTGATGCGCTCCGGCCAACAGGCGGCGCTGGGCAAGGATCTGCTGGATTTCATGGATGCGCTGTCGATCCCGCGCGCCACCCTGGCCGGGTATGACTGGGGCGGGCGTGCCGCGTGTATCGTCGCGGCCCTGTGGCCGGAACGGGTACGCGGGCTGGTAACGGGCGATGGCTATAACATCCAGGACATTGCCAGGTCGCGCCAGCCACGGGCGCCGGTGACGGAACATCGGTTGTGGTACCAGTTCTACCTTCACACCCAGCGCGGTGTGGACGGGCTGACGGCCAATCGCCGCGAACTCTGTGAGTTGCTGTGGTCGCTGTGGTCGCCGTCCTGGGCCGACGGGCCAGGGCTGTATGGGCAGACGGCGCCGTCATTCGATAACCCGGACTTTGTCGAGGTGGTGATTCATTCCTATCGCCATCGTTTCATGTATGCGCCTGGCGATCCGGCGCTGGAAGCCATCGAGCAGGCCCTGGCGCGGCAACCGGCGATTGCGGTGCCGAGTATTTCGCTGTGCGGCGCCGATGACGGCGTGGGCCCGCCGTCGCAAGAGGATGACGACGTGGAGCATTTCAGCGCTTTTTACCGGCGGGAGGTGTTGCCCGGTGTGGGCCACAATATTCCCCAGGAAGCACCGCGGGCCACCCTCGACGCCCTGTTTGAATTGCTCGCCTAG